The Aethina tumida isolate Nest 87 chromosome 5, icAetTumi1.1, whole genome shotgun sequence genomic sequence CTCTGGCAACGTTGCAAATGGCTTCTGTCAATGTGCCAATTTGTTAGGTTACCTTAACAACAACATTCCggtttgaagataattttgattattggcGGAAAATGACTAGTAACAACTctaaaccaatatttttagacGTAGATTCCTCTATTGTGGAGAAAAATCTTCGCTTTACGGTAAGACATGTGTGCCGAAAAAgtcaaattatgaatttatgttCGTTATTTCCAGAGAGATGATGAAGAGGATGAATTTACTAAGCTCTTTGGTAAAGCTCCACCACCCTCGAAAATTATTACGCCTACTCCaggtaattattattcttataagAAAAAGTACTTCaaactactaaaatatttgagttgttgttgattacttattactgtataaaaattagtagatGTACAAATACACAttagactataaataaaataaatttattgatttatatatttgactcctataatttttattattgattgaatataacaacatattttatttgtttagttgATATGAATTTTgactattgtaaataattaatgacacaATTTGAAGTATATACAAAAGTATATTGTAATACAGTCTAAGTTGTATAACATGAACCATGATTTGCCAGAAAAAATCgagttatcaagtaaaaattgcGCATAATTTTCACCCTGGACTACTTTgctttaagttataaaatatttgggtTGTTGAAGTTGGCATGTATTCCACAGAACTTAGgtaataataattcacaattaaCTTCACTACAAAAGATGCACTATGATTTGTTGAACATTTTctgatgtttataaaagcTTACAAAAACAATGGTAAAAACATTTACACAATTATTCAGTGTCTTTTGTAACAATTCAACTTGCGTAAatctttgtaattatttttcttcaaattattatttttgaaacgtttaaaatgaatattcagaataacaattaaaatctgcAGTTCTcaagtgtaattaataatttattaatatagctatatttttaatgtttataaagctaaattgtcaattaaaattaatcactagtacatttttaacattatttatgcgGAGTCAAATTATTGTTTGCAACCAATTGaccaaaacacaattttaaatgcttTGTCCTTGATTATCACTATCAGAAGCTGATTAACAGGAAAAAGTTTTTTACGGGGATTTTTACTGGTATTGTCAATATGTATACAATCATTTACAGTAactcataaataataacataaaaataaccgGAACCAACAATCCTGCAAAcattgtaaaaacaatttagttgAAGATGCGACCAATTTGACGCCATATTCGATTGGACCAATGAATAATGGTTTTCACCTTGAATTTTTACCTTCAGTTATGCAATACCAAAGGTTGAAACAGGAATGTTGGAAGATCCGAAGAGCCGCATTTAAACAAACACGCAAATCAAACCGGTTGCCGGTGTatcttttctttttcttcattttggGACCGTCAGGATGATGGTCGGTGTTTGGGAAACAGGTTGAAGCGTTAAGCTGAATCTCATGTTCGAGATTTCTTCCCACACGATAAAGTGTTTCGTTGTACTTTaatgttgataatttattatcggtTATGTATTTCGCCTTCCTTGTTGACCTTTTCTGAAAAAATGCCTTAAAGGTCTCAAACGACTAACTGGATAACTAACTGTTCTTCCTCAttcctattaaataaaaaaatgttacatcTTCGATAGTAATGTGGGTTTGTCATTCGAATGGACAAAGTGTACCCACTTATTCTTTTGGTTTATGGAATTATAATGATTTGAGACGCGATGATGGGGCCGCAATTATTTTATCGTTAATAGTTGAGAGTCCTTGGTCGTACAGTAACGGATTTGACACAATAGTAAACACTCGAAGAGGAACAAAACGTGAAGGTTCGTCAAGGTTTTGTGGCTTTTATAATAGATCAACGTTCAGGATAGCCATGTATCAAAGTACATATGACAAATATCTTTAGATAACTGTTGGTTTTTCATTATAACTTGTATAAATTTGGTTGACATAGCTTTCGGGAATCCGTTTTGTAGATTATTTGTTTCCGTTGtcctatttgaaattttattgtactatCACGTGTGAATGATTCACGTGAGTCTCTTTTGTTAACTTGTGCAATGCACAAAACGGTAATGGTATTTTAATACCGGCCTGTTGTTATCGCTAATTGTTGATCATTAAAGTTAATCTCAGTgtgcattattaaattaatgctatgtggatatttatatacaagaaTGTACTGCACAACAATTGTTAcagtacataatttaaataattcaaaaataaaaatagataggTATTCGGGGAACAACTTGTACAGTAAATACGATTACAAacgttaatttttactttactcacgatatttaattaaataatttaatactatttatacatttgtatGACCtcattaatatatcatatatttttaattaattaaattaggatGTTGATAGAAAAATGCTGAACAAACATTCATTATCTCCACATTTGAAACACTCGAAAACGTGATTTATTTGTGGTACATTCCACACTAAATCTACCAGatggaaattttttattccacaaatattttattttagtttctttgtacgaaatattcatcaaatcgaataaaaaatctatttcttataataaaatattaaaggtaTTTTGAACCTCTATTTCTTTACCGagaactaataattatttgagttgtaaaaatcgttttaaatttcaataattataaattattatcgtaTACTTACGACACTTTTCTTATTTACCCGTTTAAAGCTGTTAAGAAAACAATAGATTTACATTAGTGTGATGATTTAATTAGTGGTACATTTCATCAGGGGAAAATCTCAGAGTCATTTCGTTTATATTGGAATTACGAGTAACTAACTGCCTACAACCTCAATTCTTATATAGATAACAGTCGTCATTGAAGCtttacagaaatttaattctgtataaataacataagtagatatgcaaattataaaattctccaacatagtaattattttctccattacaaaataataatgtaattaatgaaatatttgtgtaatttattagCAGGTGCGGCCATTCAAGTTGCGCATCcaacaaataattgttattaacaattattttaataacaaaaacaataagttAAACATGTCTGGTGTAACCCTTTTACAAGTTTGAAGAACttggattttaaattgtttttcaatatttcagtcAAGTTTAATATGgcacataaataatcaatcacCGGGTCAGGGACAATCAATACTAAAcgataaagaagaaaacagtcTCATTAATTAATGCCGAGGACATGCATACATCTGTTGGAAATCAGCAGCTGGAAATAgtggttattaaaaaattgttagattAGAAAGATAAATTTCTACCAACACCGACATAATTGACTAAAACATCTATTTTTTCAGGACTGGTTGTGAAGACCCACGAGGTGGGAACATCAAAGAAAGTATTCGTCAACATATGCCATACGGATGCGATTCCGCCACCGAAAAACATCACCGAACAGGAACTTCAAAAACAGCTGGAGGATGAAGTTCCCGATTTTAAGGTGCCCATGAGCATTGGGAACATGAGGGCCGATAAGGATAATAAAGGAGTCGAAGTTAATGTCGTCGACATCGCCATTCATACCacgttctttaaaaaaatgcaaaacaTCGCCACCTTCAAAAGTTTCTTCTTTGCTGTGGCTTTTGCCGTATGATACGCAACTAGAAacgtaaaaaacatttaaaaaactaaactcGTAATTGTGTTGCAGGGTCTCGAACATAAGTACGGTTTAATATGCGTAGACcaaaagataatattaaaaaacaaagcgGCTTACGGCACTCTTCAGCCGCACAGAATTGAACAACGAGATATTGAGGAGAAAATGGGAAAGGAGGCTCCGAAGCCCTCGCCCATGGAAGAAATTACAGGAAAGAAAGAAGAGCCGAAGAAAAAGGTGATCATCGAAACCTTGTCAAGCGTTGAGAATAAACCTAGAGTACCCGAGTACAGGCTGTACAAGCAAATGGGAGGTCCGAATAGTTTAATTGGCGAGTTCAAGTTTCCGGATGtggtaaatttgtaattttctaattgttaatgttttacTTAATCCTATGTTTTAGATTTCTGCCAAACAACTAACTGTGGATATTGGGGAGGATAGAATTTTAGTTGAATCAACGTCTAAGAATTATTTGTTAGATATATTCATTCCATATGTTATTAGACAAGAGAACTGTAcatcaacatttattaaagcttcaaagGTTTGTATAAGATAATGGgaaatagaatttataatgtttaaatgtttatttttagatattgagAGTAGTAATGCCACTTAAGGGAGGATAAGCATTGTTTCATCTttgattcaatttaattgtatttgtgtaattgtgtattaaaaataataaattgttaactgttaattgtgttttaattcaCCACTCATGTTGTATTGCCTAACT encodes the following:
- the LOC109604268 gene encoding PIH1 domain-containing protein 1 is translated as MTSNNSKPIFLDVDSSIVEKNLRFTRDDEEDEFTKLFGKAPPPSKIITPTPGLVVKTHEVGTSKKVFVNICHTDAIPPPKNITEQELQKQLEDEVPDFKVPMSIGNMRADKDNKGVEVNVVDIAIHTTFFKKMQNIATFKSFFFAVAFAGLEHKYGLICVDQKIILKNKAAYGTLQPHRIEQRDIEEKMGKEAPKPSPMEEITGKKEEPKKKVIIETLSSVENKPRVPEYRLYKQMGGPNSLIGEFKFPDVISAKQLTVDIGEDRILVESTSKNYLLDIFIPYVIRQENCTSTFIKASKILRVVMPLKGG